In the Populus trichocarpa isolate Nisqually-1 chromosome 1, P.trichocarpa_v4.1, whole genome shotgun sequence genome, one interval contains:
- the LOC7465126 gene encoding putative pentatricopeptide repeat-containing protein At5g59900 isoform X1 yields the protein MKFHRCHPHRLVLNPIPIFQTKPKHLYCTSAIQDNDVKDSQFIATLRNIVRGKESWKIAFNDPFISTKLKPHHVEKVLLLTLDDTRLALRFFNFLGLHKNFNHSTMSFCILIHALVNANLFWPASSLLQTLLLRGGLDPREVFEALLDCFEKCDFISSLGFDLLIQSYVQEKRMFDSVLIFRLMRQCELMPQVRTLGEVLNGLAKIRRVDMVLVLFGEILSMGIRPDIYIYVAVIRSFCELKNFAKAKEMIQRMESSDLNVVVYNVLIHGLCKNKRVWEAVEIKNGLIQKGLTASEVTYCTLVLGLCKVQEFEVGAGVMDEMIELGFVPTEAALSSLVEGLRRKGKVVDAFDLVNRVKKVGAMPSLFVYNALINSLCKDGKFDEAELLFKEMGEKGLCANDVTYSILIDSFCRRGKLDTAIHFLGKMIMAGIKITVYPYNSLINGHCKLGNLSAAVSFFDEMIDKGLKPTVVSYTSLISGYCNKGKLHEAFRLYHEMTGKGIAPNTYTFTTLISALFRANRMTDAFRLFDEMLEQNMMPNEVTYNVMIEGHCKEGNTVKAFELLNQMVQKGLVPDTYTYRPLISSLCSTGRVCEAKKFIDDLHREHFKLNEMCYSALLHGYCKEGRLRDALGVCREMVKRGVDMDLVCYAVLIDGTIKEQDTSAVFGLLKNMHDQRLRPDKVIYTSMIDGYSKAGSVKKAFGIWDIMIDEGCTPNIVTYTTLINELCKAGLMDKAELLWKEMLVSNSTPNHVTYCCFLDHLAREGSMEKAVQLHNDMLKGLLANTVSYNILVRGFCKLGRVEEATKLLDEMIDNAIFPDCITYSTIIYQCCRRGNLDGAIEFWDTMLNKGLKPDTLAYNFLIYGCCIAGELGKAFELRDDMIRRGVKPNQATHKSLSHGASRKFSISTHPVMPEN from the coding sequence atgaaattccATCGCTGTCACCCGCATAGATTAGTCTTAAACCCCATCCCCATCTTCCAAACAAAGCCCAAACACTTGTACTGCACCTCTGCTATTCAAGACAATGACGTTAAAGACTCGCAATTCATAGCGACCCTCAGGAACATCGTTCGAGGAAAGGAAAGCTGGAAAATCGCTTTTAACGATCCGTTCATTTCAACTAAATTAAAGCCTCACCATGTTGAGAAGGTCTTGTTGCTTACTCTTGATGATACCAGGTTAGCTTTGAGGTTTTTTAACTTCTTGGGTTTGCACAAAAACTTTAACCACTCTACCATGTCCTTCTGTATTCTAATTCATGCCCTTGTTAATGCTAATTTATTCTGGCCTGCTTCTTCGCTTTTGCAAACGCTGCTTCTTCGTGGGGGGTTGGATCCAAGAGAGGTTTTTGAGGCTCTCTTGGACTGTTTCGAGAAATGTGACTTCATTTCTAGTTtgggttttgatttgttgattcagAGTTATGTGCAGGAGAAGAGAATGTTTGATAGTGTTTTGATATTCAGGTTGATGAGGCAGTGTGAATTGATGCCTCAAGTTAGGACCTTGGGTGAAGTATTAAATGGGCTTGCCAAGATCAGGCGAGTCGATATGGTTTTAGTGTTGTTTGGTGAGATTTTGAGTATGGGTATTAGGCCTGACATTTATATTTATGTGGCAGTAATTCGAAGTTTCTGTGAGTTGAAGAATTTTGCTAAGGCCAAGGAAATGATTCAGCGAATGGAGTCTAGCGATTTGAATGTAGTGGTGTATAATGTGTTAATTCATGGGCTATGCAAGAACAAGAGAGTTTGGGAGGCTGTTGAGATCAAGAATGGTCTTATTCAAAAGGGATTGACAGCTAGCGAGGTTACTTATTGTACATTAGTTCTTGGATTATGTAAAGTGCAAGAGTTTGAGGTTGGTGCAGGGGTAATGGATGAAATGATTGAGTTGGGGTTTGTTCCAACTGAAGCAGCTTTGTCAAGTCTTGTTGAAGGGTTGAGGAGGAAGGGGAAGGTAGTCGATGCTTTTGATTTGGTTAACAGGGTGAAGAAAGTTGGGGCGATGCCTAGTTTATTTGTCTACAATGCATTAATCAATTCTTTATGTAAAGATGGTAAATTTGATGAAGCAGAGTTGCTTTTCAAGGAAATGGGAGAGAAGGGCTTATGTGCAAATGATGTCACTTATTCTATTTTGATCGATTCATTTTGTAGAAGGGGAAAACTGGATACTGCAATTCATTTTCTTGGTAAAATGATCATGGCAGGGATAAAAATTACAGTCTATCCCTACAATTCCTTGATAAATGGTCACTGCAAGTTGGGGAATTTGAGTGCAGCGGTGTCTTTTTTTGATGAGATGATTGATAAAGGATTGAAACCTACTGTGGTATCCTACACATCATTAATAAGTGGATACTGCAACAAAGGCAAGTTGCATGAGGCATTCAGGCTGTATCACGAGATGACTGGGAAGGGCATTGCACCAAACACGTACACATTTACCACCCTAATATCTGCTCTTTTTCGAGCAAATAGGATGACTGATGCTTTTAGATTGTTTGACGAAATGTTAGAGCAGAACATGATGCCAAATGAGGTGACTTATAATGTTATGATAGAAGGACACTGTAAGGAAGGAAACACAGTAAAAGCCTTTGAATTGCTCAATCAAATGGTACAAAAGGGTCTTGTTCCAGATACATATACTTATAGGCCTCTAATAAGCAGTCTTTGTTCTACTGGTAGAGTATGTGAGGCAAAAAAGTTTATTGATGACCTTCACAGAGAGCATTTTAAGTTAAATGAGATGTGTTACAGCGCTCTTCTACATGGTTATTGCAAAGAAGGCAGATTGAGAGATGCATTGGGTGTTTGTCGTGAGATGGTAAAGAGAGGAGTAGACATGGATCTTGTGTGTTATGCTGTACTCATAGATGGAActataaaagaacaagatacAAGTGCAGTATTTGGTCTTTTGAAGAATATGCATGACCAGAGATTGAGGCCTGATAAAGTAATATACACAAGCATGATTGATGGGTACAGCAAAGCTGGGAGTGTTAAGAAGGCGTTTGGAATTTGGGATATAATGATTGATGAAGGATGTACTCCAAATATTGTCACATACACTACCCTGATAAATGAATTATGCAAAGCAGGACTCATGGATAAGGCTGAGCTTCTTTGGAAGGAAATGCTAGTTAGCAATTCAACTCCAAATCACGTTACTTATTGTTGTTTCCTTGATCACCTCGCCAGGGAAGGGAGCATGGAGAAAGCTGTTCAGCTGCATAATGATATGCTTAAAGGGCTTTTAGCAAACACTGTTTCCTATAATATACTTGTCCGTGGCTTTTGCAAATTGGGCAGGGTTGAGGAGGCAACCAAGCTCCTGGATGAAATGATAGACAACGCTATTTTTCCAGATTGCATTACTTATTCTACAATTATATATCAGTGCTGTAGAAGGGGTAATTTAGATGGAGCTATTGAATTTTGGGACACGATGCTAAATAAGGGTCTGAAGCCTGATACACTAGCGTACAATTTTTTGATATATGGTTGCTGCATTGCAGGAGAACTGGGAAAGGCTTTTGAGTTGCGAGATGACATGATAAGAAGGGGCGTGAAGCCAAATCAGGCTACACACAAGTCTCTTAGTCATGGAGCTTCAAGGAAGTTTTCTATTTCTACCCACCCAGTTATGCCTGAAAATTAG
- the LOC7485721 gene encoding actin-depolymerizing factor 2 isoform X1, which yields MANAASGMAVHDDCKLKFLELKAKRTYRFIVYKIEEKQKQVIVEKLGEPAQSYEDFTASLPADECRYAVYDFDFVTEENVQKSRIFFIAWSPDTSRVRSKMIYASSKDRFKRELDGIQVELQATDPTEMGLDVIKSRAS from the exons ATG GCCAACGCAGCATCTGGTATGGCTGTGCATGATGACTGCAAGCTGAAGTTCTTGGAGCTGAAGGCGAAAAGAACTTACCGCTTCATAGTTTATAAGATTGAGGAAAAGCAAAAGCAGGTTATTGTGGAAAAGCTTGGCGAGCCTGCCCAAAGCTATGAAGATTTTACTGCAAGCCTCCCTGCTGATGAGTGTCGCTATGCtgtttatgattttgattttgtgactGAAGAGAATGTCCAGAAGAGCAGAATTTTCTTCATTGCATG GTCTCCTGACACATCACGGGTGAGAAGCAAGATGATTTATGCTAGTTCCAAGGACAGGTTCAAGAGAGAACTAGATGGCATTCAGGTAGAATTGCAGGCAACTGATCCAACTGAAATGGGTCTTGATGTCATCAAGAGCCGTGCCAGCTAA
- the LOC7485721 gene encoding actin-depolymerizing factor 2 isoform X2 produces MANAASGMAVHDDCKLKFLELKAKRTYRFIVYKIEEKQKQVIVEKLGEPAQSYEDFTASLPADECRYAVYDFDFVTEENVQKSRIFFIAWSPDTSRVRSKMIYASSKDRFKRELDGIQVELQATDPTEMGLDVIKSRAS; encoded by the exons GCCAACGCAGCATCTGGTATGGCTGTGCATGATGACTGCAAGCTGAAGTTCTTGGAGCTGAAGGCGAAAAGAACTTACCGCTTCATAGTTTATAAGATTGAGGAAAAGCAAAAGCAGGTTATTGTGGAAAAGCTTGGCGAGCCTGCCCAAAGCTATGAAGATTTTACTGCAAGCCTCCCTGCTGATGAGTGTCGCTATGCtgtttatgattttgattttgtgactGAAGAGAATGTCCAGAAGAGCAGAATTTTCTTCATTGCATG GTCTCCTGACACATCACGGGTGAGAAGCAAGATGATTTATGCTAGTTCCAAGGACAGGTTCAAGAGAGAACTAGATGGCATTCAGGTAGAATTGCAGGCAACTGATCCAACTGAAATGGGTCTTGATGTCATCAAGAGCCGTGCCAGCTAA
- the LOC7465126 gene encoding putative pentatricopeptide repeat-containing protein At5g59900 isoform X2 yields the protein MKFHRCHPHRLVLNPIPIFQTKPKHLYCTSAIQDNDVKDSQFIATLRNIVRGKESWKIAFNDPFISTKLKPHHVEKVLLLTLDDTRLMRQCELMPQVRTLGEVLNGLAKIRRVDMVLVLFGEILSMGIRPDIYIYVAVIRSFCELKNFAKAKEMIQRMESSDLNVVVYNVLIHGLCKNKRVWEAVEIKNGLIQKGLTASEVTYCTLVLGLCKVQEFEVGAGVMDEMIELGFVPTEAALSSLVEGLRRKGKVVDAFDLVNRVKKVGAMPSLFVYNALINSLCKDGKFDEAELLFKEMGEKGLCANDVTYSILIDSFCRRGKLDTAIHFLGKMIMAGIKITVYPYNSLINGHCKLGNLSAAVSFFDEMIDKGLKPTVVSYTSLISGYCNKGKLHEAFRLYHEMTGKGIAPNTYTFTTLISALFRANRMTDAFRLFDEMLEQNMMPNEVTYNVMIEGHCKEGNTVKAFELLNQMVQKGLVPDTYTYRPLISSLCSTGRVCEAKKFIDDLHREHFKLNEMCYSALLHGYCKEGRLRDALGVCREMVKRGVDMDLVCYAVLIDGTIKEQDTSAVFGLLKNMHDQRLRPDKVIYTSMIDGYSKAGSVKKAFGIWDIMIDEGCTPNIVTYTTLINELCKAGLMDKAELLWKEMLVSNSTPNHVTYCCFLDHLAREGSMEKAVQLHNDMLKGLLANTVSYNILVRGFCKLGRVEEATKLLDEMIDNAIFPDCITYSTIIYQCCRRGNLDGAIEFWDTMLNKGLKPDTLAYNFLIYGCCIAGELGKAFELRDDMIRRGVKPNQATHKSLSHGASRKFSISTHPVMPEN from the exons atgaaattccATCGCTGTCACCCGCATAGATTAGTCTTAAACCCCATCCCCATCTTCCAAACAAAGCCCAAACACTTGTACTGCACCTCTGCTATTCAAGACAATGACGTTAAAGACTCGCAATTCATAGCGACCCTCAGGAACATCGTTCGAGGAAAGGAAAGCTGGAAAATCGCTTTTAACGATCCGTTCATTTCAACTAAATTAAAGCCTCACCATGTTGAGAAGGTCTTGTTGCTTACTCTTGATGATACCAG GTTGATGAGGCAGTGTGAATTGATGCCTCAAGTTAGGACCTTGGGTGAAGTATTAAATGGGCTTGCCAAGATCAGGCGAGTCGATATGGTTTTAGTGTTGTTTGGTGAGATTTTGAGTATGGGTATTAGGCCTGACATTTATATTTATGTGGCAGTAATTCGAAGTTTCTGTGAGTTGAAGAATTTTGCTAAGGCCAAGGAAATGATTCAGCGAATGGAGTCTAGCGATTTGAATGTAGTGGTGTATAATGTGTTAATTCATGGGCTATGCAAGAACAAGAGAGTTTGGGAGGCTGTTGAGATCAAGAATGGTCTTATTCAAAAGGGATTGACAGCTAGCGAGGTTACTTATTGTACATTAGTTCTTGGATTATGTAAAGTGCAAGAGTTTGAGGTTGGTGCAGGGGTAATGGATGAAATGATTGAGTTGGGGTTTGTTCCAACTGAAGCAGCTTTGTCAAGTCTTGTTGAAGGGTTGAGGAGGAAGGGGAAGGTAGTCGATGCTTTTGATTTGGTTAACAGGGTGAAGAAAGTTGGGGCGATGCCTAGTTTATTTGTCTACAATGCATTAATCAATTCTTTATGTAAAGATGGTAAATTTGATGAAGCAGAGTTGCTTTTCAAGGAAATGGGAGAGAAGGGCTTATGTGCAAATGATGTCACTTATTCTATTTTGATCGATTCATTTTGTAGAAGGGGAAAACTGGATACTGCAATTCATTTTCTTGGTAAAATGATCATGGCAGGGATAAAAATTACAGTCTATCCCTACAATTCCTTGATAAATGGTCACTGCAAGTTGGGGAATTTGAGTGCAGCGGTGTCTTTTTTTGATGAGATGATTGATAAAGGATTGAAACCTACTGTGGTATCCTACACATCATTAATAAGTGGATACTGCAACAAAGGCAAGTTGCATGAGGCATTCAGGCTGTATCACGAGATGACTGGGAAGGGCATTGCACCAAACACGTACACATTTACCACCCTAATATCTGCTCTTTTTCGAGCAAATAGGATGACTGATGCTTTTAGATTGTTTGACGAAATGTTAGAGCAGAACATGATGCCAAATGAGGTGACTTATAATGTTATGATAGAAGGACACTGTAAGGAAGGAAACACAGTAAAAGCCTTTGAATTGCTCAATCAAATGGTACAAAAGGGTCTTGTTCCAGATACATATACTTATAGGCCTCTAATAAGCAGTCTTTGTTCTACTGGTAGAGTATGTGAGGCAAAAAAGTTTATTGATGACCTTCACAGAGAGCATTTTAAGTTAAATGAGATGTGTTACAGCGCTCTTCTACATGGTTATTGCAAAGAAGGCAGATTGAGAGATGCATTGGGTGTTTGTCGTGAGATGGTAAAGAGAGGAGTAGACATGGATCTTGTGTGTTATGCTGTACTCATAGATGGAActataaaagaacaagatacAAGTGCAGTATTTGGTCTTTTGAAGAATATGCATGACCAGAGATTGAGGCCTGATAAAGTAATATACACAAGCATGATTGATGGGTACAGCAAAGCTGGGAGTGTTAAGAAGGCGTTTGGAATTTGGGATATAATGATTGATGAAGGATGTACTCCAAATATTGTCACATACACTACCCTGATAAATGAATTATGCAAAGCAGGACTCATGGATAAGGCTGAGCTTCTTTGGAAGGAAATGCTAGTTAGCAATTCAACTCCAAATCACGTTACTTATTGTTGTTTCCTTGATCACCTCGCCAGGGAAGGGAGCATGGAGAAAGCTGTTCAGCTGCATAATGATATGCTTAAAGGGCTTTTAGCAAACACTGTTTCCTATAATATACTTGTCCGTGGCTTTTGCAAATTGGGCAGGGTTGAGGAGGCAACCAAGCTCCTGGATGAAATGATAGACAACGCTATTTTTCCAGATTGCATTACTTATTCTACAATTATATATCAGTGCTGTAGAAGGGGTAATTTAGATGGAGCTATTGAATTTTGGGACACGATGCTAAATAAGGGTCTGAAGCCTGATACACTAGCGTACAATTTTTTGATATATGGTTGCTGCATTGCAGGAGAACTGGGAAAGGCTTTTGAGTTGCGAGATGACATGATAAGAAGGGGCGTGAAGCCAAATCAGGCTACACACAAGTCTCTTAGTCATGGAGCTTCAAGGAAGTTTTCTATTTCTACCCACCCAGTTATGCCTGAAAATTAG